One genomic window of Glycine max cultivar Williams 82 chromosome 16, Glycine_max_v4.0, whole genome shotgun sequence includes the following:
- the LOC102666663 gene encoding protein MAIN-LIKE 1-like — translation MAEDVPQMIEDVPHMTDDVPQMSEDVPQMTADVDATVAEDLGHDGAEGSHADEGFPGGPCDPSVLTSFAEHVAHAIWTGHERPELKLVSNRRKVTLIGRPVPEIEGLVAATGLSQLIGCSVVTSDPRLIFAFMERWHRETDTFHLLVGELTITLDNVSSLLHLPISGAFHSFEALSVDEAVFLLMELLEVSSEEARAETSAKNVHVVHLEAFHDLGHSGGYAWGAAALVHMYDQLDKASRTTTWQIGGYLTLLQCWIYEHFLSMHQFVIDDAYEETSPRASRWLMTKAHMKGITGASYRAHCDSLTITNVCWLPYSDHRGVRGFELISSFQGQLRWGPMVVTVRSERVLCQFGYIQSIPLSPVSASLSYDDIDEGWMHFSDHVIALGDLCVVPGQVSTDYMEWLFQISHPFMIPTQAGDQLRHAPAPDHEDYM, via the exons ATGGCAGAGGATGTTCCTCAGATGATTGAGGATGTACCTCATATGACTGACGATGTTCCTCAGATGAGTGAAGATGTGCCTCAAATGACTGCGGACGTAGATGCGACTGTTGCAGAGGACTTAGGTCATGATGGTGCTGAGGGGTCACACGCTGAtgagggattccctggtgggCCCTGTGACCCATCAGTTTTGACTTCATTTGCGGAGCATGTCGCACATGCCATTTGGACTGGACAT gagcgtCCTGAGCTAAAGTTGGTGTCGAACAGGAGGAAGGTGACATtgattgggaggccagtgcctgagattgaagggCTGGTTGCCGCCACAGGATTAAGTCAATTGATTGGGTGTTCAGTTGTAACCAGCGATCCAAGACTTATATTCGCATTTATGGAGAGGTGGCACAGGGAGACCGACACCTTCCACCTTCTAGTAGGAGAGTTGACGATCACACTAGATAATGTGTCGTCACTCCTCCATCTCCCTATCAGTGGCGCCTTCCACAGCTTCGAGGCTCTTTCCGTGGACGAGGCAGTATTTTTGTTGATGGAGTTGCTTGAGGTGTCCAGTGAAGAGGCTAGAGCCGAGACA agtgcaaaAAATGTGCATGTGGTGCATCTAGAGGCTTTTCACGACCTGGGTCACAGTGGGGGCTATGCCTGGGGAGCTGCGGCCctggttcatatgtatgaccagttagATAAAGCTTCTAGGACCACGACATGGCAAATTGGGGGGTACCTTACTTTATtacag tgctggatctatgagcatTTTTTGAGTATGCATCAGTTTGTCATCGATGATGCGTATGAGGAGACGTCCCCTCGTGCCTCCCGGTGGCTGATGACGAAGGCTCATATGAAGGGAATTACAGGAGCGTCGTACCGGGCACATTGTGATTCTTTAACGATCACAAACGTGTGTTGGTTGCCTTACAGTGACCATCGAGGGGTTAGGGGATTTGAGCTGATTTCATCATTCCAGGGTCAACTGAGATGGGGTCCTATGGTGGTCACAGTTCGATCGGAAAGGGTGCTATGCCAGTTTGGGTACATTCAGAGCATCCCTTTGTCACCTGTTAGTGCTTCATTGTCATATGATGATATAGATGAAGGGTGGATGCATTTCTCGGACCACGTAATAGCTTTGGGTGACCTTTGTGTAGTGCCTGGGCAAGTATCTACGGATTACATGGAGTGGCTTTTCCAGATATCTCACCCATTCATGATACCGACCCAAGCAGGT